From Roseofilum reptotaenium CS-1145, one genomic window encodes:
- a CDS encoding mechanosensitive ion channel domain-containing protein gives MSKPKRRLRQLVLAAMVCTLASWGDVVPRPMRSAAVAQEEATTASAPAPKTTEDPDIPVDELRLLVKPLTLAELQIEAEAWQGLLQAKVREISNQEIAIKRKNRKIQETEDAVQKLEEAQQTLEEAQEAEVTEGAGSTAVIEKTEEAEAALQEAQESVEAAAEAEQQIQEDEELRETVESTLDTEPEQEELGSLLENDLNTEDVEAVQEDFEEAAALLEGEVEGATEDSEEIDPVTDAPLGEGETAAESDGITDTEERIGQLGQVETQLEQAAEAEEDVKQELIVGVTELQNQQTALADRFKVILDAIDRRGGDTESYRTYIAAVSGIEIDVTDTQGLMVRLLAWAQSEEGGLRWARSLGIFLGIVSVSGVVSWFGGNALDALFVRTSFASELFEGFIVKTFRRGTIVMGVLIGLTALGVSLGPLLALIGGASFILAFALQSNLSNLASGLMLMFYKPFDVGDEVKVAGMWAIVDSISLANTTFKSWNGELVAVPNSTVWNDNIYNLTHTDVRKVKHTLRLNVNEDLPRVKELLVEVMKSHPKVLQDKPIGTYVYWYQEDHIPISAACWATKEDYWYVWEETLIMIQERFKQEGISVAIPTQVEIGYEFLQKHSGNMPSSLGESTMPSSLSGSTASFAKNS, from the coding sequence ATGTCCAAGCCCAAGCGCCGCCTACGACAGCTCGTGTTAGCTGCCATGGTTTGCACCCTCGCTAGTTGGGGCGATGTTGTGCCCAGACCCATGCGCTCTGCCGCAGTTGCCCAAGAAGAAGCTACAACGGCTTCTGCCCCCGCACCCAAAACCACCGAAGATCCAGATATTCCTGTTGATGAACTCAGACTTTTAGTCAAGCCTCTAACCTTAGCTGAATTACAAATTGAAGCTGAAGCCTGGCAGGGTTTACTACAAGCCAAAGTACGGGAAATCTCCAACCAAGAAATTGCCATTAAGCGCAAGAACCGCAAGATTCAGGAGACCGAAGACGCGGTACAAAAACTTGAGGAAGCTCAACAAACTCTAGAAGAAGCCCAGGAAGCGGAAGTCACAGAAGGTGCTGGTAGTACCGCCGTGATTGAGAAAACGGAAGAGGCTGAAGCAGCTTTACAAGAAGCTCAGGAATCCGTAGAAGCGGCAGCAGAAGCAGAGCAGCAAATTCAGGAGGATGAGGAATTACGAGAAACGGTTGAATCAACTTTGGACACTGAGCCAGAGCAAGAAGAATTGGGTTCTCTCCTAGAAAATGACCTCAATACTGAGGATGTAGAAGCCGTACAAGAAGATTTTGAAGAGGCGGCTGCTCTACTCGAAGGGGAAGTCGAAGGGGCAACTGAGGATTCAGAAGAAATCGATCCAGTCACTGACGCTCCCCTAGGAGAAGGAGAAACGGCTGCTGAGAGTGATGGCATCACCGACACAGAGGAGAGGATTGGACAACTCGGCCAAGTAGAAACTCAGTTGGAACAAGCCGCAGAAGCTGAAGAAGATGTGAAGCAGGAGTTGATTGTTGGAGTCACGGAGCTGCAAAATCAGCAAACGGCTCTAGCAGACCGCTTTAAGGTGATTTTAGATGCCATAGATCGGCGAGGTGGAGATACAGAATCCTATCGTACATATATTGCTGCTGTTAGTGGTATCGAAATTGATGTGACCGATACTCAAGGATTAATGGTTCGGCTCTTAGCTTGGGCGCAGTCGGAAGAAGGGGGTTTACGCTGGGCTAGAAGTCTAGGAATCTTTTTGGGTATTGTCTCTGTTTCTGGGGTAGTGTCTTGGTTTGGTGGAAATGCGCTTGATGCATTGTTCGTGAGGACTTCATTTGCCTCTGAGTTATTTGAGGGCTTTATCGTCAAGACCTTCCGCCGAGGAACTATAGTGATGGGAGTTCTGATCGGCTTAACTGCCCTAGGAGTAAGCCTTGGGCCTCTTCTGGCTCTTATTGGGGGTGCAAGTTTCATCCTTGCCTTCGCGCTACAAAGCAACCTGAGTAACTTGGCCAGTGGTTTGATGCTGATGTTCTATAAACCCTTTGATGTGGGAGATGAAGTTAAGGTTGCTGGGATGTGGGCTATAGTTGATTCCATTAGCTTGGCGAACACAACGTTCAAAAGTTGGAATGGTGAACTGGTTGCTGTTCCCAATAGTACGGTTTGGAACGACAACATCTACAACCTCACCCATACGGATGTCCGGAAAGTTAAGCATACGCTTCGCCTCAATGTGAATGAGGATCTGCCCCGTGTTAAAGAGCTATTGGTTGAGGTCATGAAATCCCATCCCAAAGTCCTGCAAGACAAACCGATTGGGACGTATGTCTATTGGTATCAAGAGGATCATATTCCCATTAGTGCAGCCTGCTGGGCAACCAAGGAAGATTACTGGTATGTTTGGGAAGAAACCTTGATCATGATTCAAGAACGGTTCAAACAAGAAGGGATTAGTGTGGCAATTCCGACACAGGTGGAAATTGGATATGAGTTTCTCCAAAAACATAGTGGCAACATGCCTTCCTCTCTTGGTGAATCGACAATGCCTTCCTCTCTCTCTGGTTCCACGGCCAGTTTTGCTAAAAATAGCTAA
- a CDS encoding TerC family protein — MLDVILDFSHHFGLDTLFLIIILVALEAVLSADNAVALASISKGLESQKHQQQALNFGLAAAFILRIILILTATWVIRFWQFEFLGAVYLLWLVFNYFTSDEEETDRPHHGPKFQSLWQAVPIIAVTDLAFSLDSVTTAIAITDEIVLVLMGGILGIVALRFLANLFIRWLDEFENLEDAGYITVAFVGLRLLAKVITPDIVPPEWLMISLILLTFVWGFWKPNILKAN, encoded by the coding sequence ATGCTAGACGTTATCTTAGATTTTTCGCACCACTTTGGGTTAGATACCCTGTTTCTAATCATCATTTTAGTGGCGCTAGAAGCCGTACTTTCAGCCGATAATGCTGTCGCCTTGGCTTCAATTTCTAAGGGATTAGAGAGCCAGAAACATCAACAACAAGCCCTCAACTTTGGCTTGGCTGCTGCATTTATTCTGCGGATTATACTTATTTTAACAGCAACTTGGGTGATTCGCTTCTGGCAATTTGAATTTTTAGGGGCCGTGTATCTGCTCTGGTTAGTTTTTAACTATTTTACTTCAGACGAAGAGGAAACCGATCGCCCTCACCACGGGCCAAAATTCCAGTCTCTGTGGCAAGCTGTTCCGATCATTGCGGTGACTGATTTAGCCTTTTCTTTAGACAGTGTCACGACGGCGATCGCTATTACCGATGAAATTGTGTTAGTTTTGATGGGAGGAATTTTAGGGATTGTAGCTCTACGCTTTCTCGCGAACCTATTTATCCGTTGGTTAGATGAGTTTGAAAATCTTGAAGATGCTGGATATATTACCGTCGCCTTTGTGGGATTAAGACTCCTAGCTAAGGTCATTACTCCCGATATCGTGCCTCCGGAATGGCTGATGATATCTCTAATTTTACTCACCTTTGTGTGGGGCTTTTGGAAACCCAATATCTTAAAAGCCAATTAA
- the clpP gene encoding ATP-dependent Clp endopeptidase proteolytic subunit ClpP, with protein MIPTVIEQSGRGERAFDIYSRLLRERIVFLGQAIDADVANLVVAQLLFLDAEDPEKDIYLYINSPGGSVTAGMGIFDTMNQIRPDVSTICVGLAASMGAFLLSAGMKGKRMSLPHSRIMIHQPLGGAQGQATDIEIQAKEILYHKERLNELLASHTGQPLERIQEDTERDFFMSSNEAMEYGLIDQVINRRPSASQPISVVN; from the coding sequence ATGATTCCGACCGTCATTGAACAATCTGGACGTGGTGAACGGGCCTTTGATATCTATTCCCGACTGTTACGAGAAAGAATTGTATTTCTCGGACAGGCGATCGATGCAGATGTGGCAAACTTAGTTGTAGCCCAGCTCCTATTTTTGGATGCTGAAGATCCAGAGAAAGATATCTATCTCTACATTAACTCACCGGGAGGATCGGTCACGGCGGGTATGGGGATTTTTGACACCATGAATCAAATTCGGCCGGATGTGTCTACCATTTGTGTAGGCTTGGCTGCTAGTATGGGTGCTTTTCTGCTCAGTGCAGGGATGAAAGGCAAGCGTATGAGCTTACCCCATTCTCGGATTATGATTCACCAACCCTTAGGAGGAGCGCAAGGCCAAGCAACGGATATTGAGATCCAAGCCAAGGAAATTCTCTATCATAAGGAACGGTTGAATGAATTATTAGCCAGTCATACCGGCCAACCTTTGGAGCGCATTCAAGAAGATACAGAACGTGATTTCTTTATGTCCTCCAATGAGGCAATGGAATACGGGTTAATCGATCAAGTGATTAATCGCCGTCCTTCTGCCAGTCAACCCATCAGTGTGGTTAATTAG
- a CDS encoding CHAT domain-containing protein, which produces MAAFLPRLSSGSTLLVLSLCPWLSVFGSVKGAAQPAPIIAAPDGTRTQVQAIGNQYQITGGQVSSDGANLFHSFTQFGLSPGQIANFLANPNLQNILGRINGGDPSIINGLLQVSGGNPNLYLVNPAGIVFGPNASLNVPAAFHASTATALGFDGLNGETNWFQVLGSNDYNALIGQPTTFEFQTANPGVIVNLGNLEVAAGESLTLMGGTALNAGTLTAPGGNLTVTAIPGAQRVRISQPGHLLSLDLPLNPNSNPFIAPNLATLLSTSGIDHASELHINQQGQVILTGSGMIVPEIPGVAIASGTLDISTSNPNSLPSTLNIFGQHVGLINAHLNASSPSQGGTIHIGGGFQGRGDQPNATHTLIDSQTLIQSNSTNQGNGGEIIIWSDEVTQFYGTVEATGGPIWGNGRFVEISGGDTLVFQGNVDLGAVNGEQGTLLLDPKNITISNNPSQPNDIEPELPVIQFDLLPNEDITINAGVLEQQNGNIELQATNDITIASGVSLNFVKGGSITFIADADTDNQGSFIMDSSATLTAPGREINISGASISIGNLNTSNNQPGGNISLTASSGNITTGNLDAHSNQGGGNISLTASGGNITTGTVNTFTKIGNGGTIELSTSQGNITTGELNSRVSQGGGNGGEIQLTIAESGNITTSGLNISSTQNGKSGNIIFETQQGDITVDGVTDASTHNGDAGNIIFETQQGNITVNDLTVSRTQNGKSGNITFETQQGNITARDVNSSTQNGDAGDITLRIISGNGAIAHGSLDASAKNGTPGSVIVEPIPTPNPTPSPTPSPSPVPTPNPTPSPTPSPSPSPIPLPLPIPNPIPTPEPSPIPAPTPEPSQTPNPTPTSTSSDQGSSEDNSNADTLSPKSQTPTPSNTVETNPSESIESETQNTSSLEDSEVEIGEVFDFTAGFELSKFPSPPEVEIGTFLNLDPNISQLNPVLHSPTVHSVETSEISSLSLQNQIDGSVNKPISYASADQESDEKKEEARVINLGNLMSPQEFNVVIQEREKQLSDEYVNYFNLDLQGVQYHAVRESQEILEHMEQHTGVRSAIVYVGFYVPEVINAQNKTEITEKTEPEAQYLELMMITPEGKPFRKIIAGATEEQVLKKVRELTLEITNPRRRYTTSYLSSSEQLYDWIIRPLEEELNRQQIENLGFVLTTGLRSLPMAALYDGNQFLIEQYSVAIMPNLTLTNTDFSKFEDTQVLAMGASEFTELAPLPAVPIEINTIVNTWRGNEFLNQGFTLNNLIDSREQQKYSIVHLATHGEFRPGSPENSYIQLWDSQLKLNQLDQLNLKNPLVELLVLSACRTALGNPDAELGFTGLAVQAGVKTALGSLWYVSDEGTLGLMSEFYAHLKHSGIKAQALQKSQQEMIQGLVKIKEGQLIVPSLEQPIPLPDSLKNMDNEVLSHPYFWSGFTLVGSPW; this is translated from the coding sequence ATGGCCGCATTTTTACCCCGCCTATCTTCAGGTTCAACCCTTCTAGTCCTTAGCCTCTGTCCTTGGCTCAGTGTTTTCGGGTCTGTCAAAGGAGCAGCCCAACCCGCTCCGATTATAGCGGCTCCTGATGGGACTCGGACGCAAGTACAGGCGATCGGTAACCAATACCAAATTACCGGCGGTCAGGTCTCTTCAGATGGAGCCAACCTCTTTCATAGCTTTACTCAATTTGGACTCTCTCCAGGACAAATTGCTAACTTCCTGGCCAACCCGAACCTGCAAAATATCCTCGGTCGTATTAACGGTGGAGATCCTTCCATTATTAATGGATTACTACAAGTGAGTGGGGGAAATCCGAACCTCTATCTGGTTAACCCCGCAGGTATTGTCTTTGGCCCCAACGCCAGTCTCAACGTCCCGGCTGCTTTTCATGCCAGCACCGCCACCGCCCTTGGATTTGATGGACTGAATGGAGAGACCAATTGGTTTCAAGTCTTGGGATCGAATGACTATAACGCACTGATAGGTCAACCCACGACTTTTGAGTTTCAGACTGCCAATCCTGGTGTAATTGTTAACTTAGGGAACTTAGAGGTTGCAGCGGGTGAGAGCTTAACCCTGATGGGAGGAACAGCACTCAATGCCGGAACTCTTACGGCTCCTGGAGGAAACCTTACCGTTACTGCTATTCCAGGAGCGCAACGAGTAAGAATTTCTCAACCCGGTCATTTGTTGAGCTTAGATTTACCCCTGAATCCTAATTCTAATCCATTCATTGCTCCCAATTTAGCCACCTTACTCTCGACCTCAGGAATCGATCACGCTTCTGAACTGCACATTAACCAGCAAGGACAGGTGATTTTAACGGGTTCAGGAATGATTGTACCTGAAATACCAGGAGTGGCGATCGCCTCTGGAACTCTGGATATTTCCACCTCCAACCCCAATAGTCTCCCCAGCACCCTGAATATTTTTGGTCAACACGTCGGTCTTATCAACGCGCATCTCAACGCTTCAAGTCCTTCTCAAGGGGGAACCATCCACATTGGGGGAGGATTTCAAGGACGAGGAGACCAACCTAACGCTACCCATACCCTTATTGATAGCCAAACCCTGATTCAGTCCAATAGCACCAATCAGGGAAACGGTGGTGAAATCATTATTTGGTCCGATGAAGTTACCCAATTTTATGGCACAGTAGAAGCTACTGGAGGACCGATTTGGGGAAATGGCAGATTTGTCGAAATTTCTGGTGGAGATACCCTCGTCTTTCAAGGAAACGTCGATCTGGGTGCTGTGAATGGAGAGCAGGGAACACTTCTACTTGACCCCAAAAATATCACTATTTCTAATAACCCTTCCCAACCCAATGATATTGAACCAGAATTACCCGTTATTCAGTTTGACCTCCTTCCCAATGAAGATATTACGATCAATGCTGGGGTCTTAGAGCAACAAAATGGCAACATAGAACTACAAGCGACCAACGATATTACTATCGCCAGTGGGGTTTCTCTTAACTTTGTCAAAGGGGGATCAATTACGTTTATTGCTGATGCGGATACAGATAACCAAGGTTCATTTATTATGGACTCCTCCGCTACCTTGACTGCTCCAGGTCGAGAGATAAACATTTCTGGAGCCAGCATTAGCATCGGCAACTTGAATACTAGCAATAATCAACCCGGGGGGAATATTTCTCTAACTGCTTCTTCAGGAAATATTACAACGGGCAATTTAGATGCTCATTCTAATCAAGGAGGGGGAAATATTTCCTTAACTGCTTCTGGGGGAAATATTACGACGGGAACTGTGAATACATTCACTAAAATAGGTAATGGGGGTACGATTGAACTGAGTACAAGTCAAGGCAATATAACAACAGGAGAACTAAACTCAAGGGTCAGTCAGGGAGGTGGAAATGGTGGAGAGATTCAGCTAACTATTGCAGAAAGTGGGAATATTACCACCAGTGGTCTGAATATTTCGAGCACACAAAATGGGAAGTCAGGAAATATTATTTTTGAAACGCAACAAGGGGACATTACTGTTGATGGTGTTACTGATGCGAGTACCCACAATGGAGATGCAGGAAATATTATCTTTGAAACGCAACAAGGGAACATTACCGTTAATGATCTTACCGTTTCGAGGACACAAAATGGGAAATCAGGCAATATTACCTTTGAAACTCAACAAGGAAATATTACAGCACGAGATGTTAACTCAAGCACTCAAAATGGGGATGCGGGTGATATTACACTGAGGATTATATCGGGAAATGGGGCGATCGCCCATGGAAGCTTAGATGCGAGTGCCAAAAACGGCACACCTGGCAGCGTGATTGTTGAACCAATTCCCACTCCCAATCCTACTCCCTCTCCCACACCGAGTCCGAGTCCAGTTCCCACTCCCAATCCTACTCCCTCTCCCACACCAAGTCCGAGTCCCTCTCCCATTCCACTTCCTTTGCCTATTCCCAATCCCATACCCACACCCGAGCCAAGCCCTATACCTGCACCAACACCGGAACCGAGTCAAACACCAAATCCTACTCCAACGTCCACATCTAGCGATCAAGGTTCATCAGAGGATAATTCTAATGCCGATACTCTATCGCCAAAATCACAAACACCAACCCCCTCTAATACCGTAGAGACTAATCCTTCAGAATCCATAGAATCAGAGACTCAAAATACAAGTTCTTTAGAGGATTCTGAAGTTGAAATTGGCGAAGTCTTTGATTTTACGGCTGGCTTTGAACTATCTAAGTTCCCTAGCCCTCCAGAAGTGGAAATTGGAACCTTTCTTAATCTTGATCCTAATATCTCCCAATTAAATCCTGTTTTACATTCGCCTACTGTCCATTCAGTAGAAACATCAGAAATTTCATCTTTGAGTCTTCAAAATCAGATAGATGGTAGTGTCAATAAACCCATTTCCTATGCAAGTGCCGATCAAGAATCAGATGAAAAGAAAGAAGAAGCAAGGGTTATCAATCTGGGAAATTTAATGTCTCCACAAGAATTTAATGTGGTGATTCAGGAACGAGAAAAACAATTGAGTGATGAGTATGTTAATTATTTCAATTTAGATTTGCAAGGAGTTCAATATCATGCGGTTCGAGAGAGTCAAGAGATCTTGGAGCATATGGAGCAGCACACAGGAGTCAGAAGTGCAATTGTATATGTAGGATTTTATGTGCCAGAGGTGATTAATGCTCAGAATAAGACAGAGATTACGGAGAAGACTGAGCCAGAAGCGCAATATCTAGAATTGATGATGATAACGCCTGAAGGTAAACCCTTTCGCAAAATTATTGCAGGAGCAACAGAGGAACAAGTATTAAAGAAAGTTAGGGAGTTAACTTTAGAAATCACAAATCCCCGCCGACGATATACGACCAGTTATTTAAGTTCATCTGAGCAACTCTATGATTGGATTATTCGCCCACTAGAAGAGGAATTGAACCGGCAACAGATCGAGAATTTAGGGTTTGTTTTAACCACAGGCTTGCGATCGCTGCCCATGGCTGCTCTCTATGATGGCAATCAGTTCTTAATCGAACAGTACAGTGTGGCAATTATGCCTAATCTAACTTTGACAAATACTGATTTTTCTAAGTTTGAGGACACTCAGGTATTAGCTATGGGTGCATCCGAATTTACTGAACTGGCTCCCTTACCGGCTGTACCGATAGAGATTAACACCATTGTCAATACTTGGAGAGGGAATGAATTTCTTAATCAAGGATTCACCCTTAATAATTTGATTGACAGTCGCGAGCAACAAAAGTATAGCATTGTTCACTTGGCAACCCATGGTGAATTTCGCCCAGGGAGTCCAGAAAATTCCTATATTCAATTGTGGGATAGTCAACTCAAACTTAATCAGCTCGATCAACTTAACTTAAAAAATCCCTTGGTTGAACTTTTGGTCTTAAGCGCTTGTCGCACGGCATTAGGGAATCCGGATGCAGAATTAGGGTTTACCGGATTAGCTGTTCAAGCAGGTGTGAAAACAGCCTTGGGCAGTTTATGGTATGTCAGTGATGAAGGAACTTTGGGATTAATGAGTGAATTTTATGCCCATCTCAAACACTCAGGAATCAAGGCACAAGCCTTGCAAAAAAGTCAACAGGAAATGATTCAAGGATTGGTGAAAATCAAAGAAGGACAGTTAATTGTTCCTAGCTTAGAACAGCCTATTCCTTTGCCGGATAGTCTCAAAAATATGGATAATGAAGTTCTAAGTCATCCTTATTTTTGGTCTGGGTTTACCTTGGTCGGTTCGCCTTGGTAA
- a CDS encoding zinc ribbon domain-containing protein: MTYMCELGAGHRIYLDNPGMQTVVTAIASSPGQQQQSSNSWETGSWSSAPEVFATGSGVVVKIKTSGGDRLIQVQGTQMGMLSSTNISGQQQAIALQTVDAMPNTFQPMKPMEQMKPMEPMKMGNMEMSFAPMEMKMGNMEMKMGSTSSSGSSSTTQRRFCTQCGAAIQPEDRFCSSCGHRLE; this comes from the coding sequence ATGACTTATATGTGTGAGTTGGGTGCAGGACATCGAATCTACTTGGATAATCCAGGGATGCAAACTGTAGTCACGGCGATCGCCAGTAGTCCAGGACAACAACAGCAATCGAGTAATTCTTGGGAAACTGGTAGTTGGAGCAGTGCCCCAGAAGTATTTGCCACGGGAAGTGGAGTGGTGGTTAAGATAAAAACCTCTGGAGGCGATCGCCTCATTCAAGTTCAAGGTACTCAAATGGGTATGCTCAGTTCAACCAATATTTCTGGACAGCAACAGGCGATCGCCTTGCAAACCGTTGACGCTATGCCCAATACCTTCCAACCCATGAAACCGATGGAACAGATGAAACCCATGGAACCCATGAAAATGGGCAATATGGAAATGAGCTTTGCCCCCATGGAAATGAAAATGGGCAATATGGAAATGAAAATGGGATCAACCTCCTCTTCTGGTTCTTCCTCAACGACTCAACGGCGCTTTTGTACTCAATGCGGTGCAGCGATACAGCCAGAAGATCGGTTTTGCTCCAGTTGTGGGCATCGTTTGGAATAG